A stretch of the Malus domestica chromosome 08, GDT2T_hap1 genome encodes the following:
- the LOC103441275 gene encoding patatin-like protein 2, with the protein MAKSSLHSTTNGSLITVLSIDGGGIRGIIPGTILSFLESELQKLDGKDARLADYFDVITGTSTGGLVTAMLTNPDENKRPLYAAKDITAFYLENCPKIFPQDSSIVANLKVLGKPKYDGKYLHSLLKEKLGDKHLRHTLTNVVIPTFDIKRLQPIIFIRFLKKNNSLDASLSDICIGTSAAPYYLPAYQFKSTNSSGETREFNLTDGGIAANNPALVAMSEVTKKIQGNPDFVPLGANDKLYERFVVISLCTGTTSEEKYDAKEASEWGALGWLIGSDFSAPLVDIFSQASSDMVDFHLATVFEALGSPDNYLRIQDDTLSGTLASVDIATSENLNDLVKIGEKLLTKPVSRVDLDTGKTKPVHPEITNQEALIRVAGVLSRERGKRSKVHKLKSSL; encoded by the exons ATGGCAAAATCATCCCTTCACTCTACCACTAATGGAAGCCTCATCACTGTTCTTAGCATTGATGGAGGTGGAATAAGAGGGATTATTCCTGGAACTATACTCAGTTTTCTGGAGTCTGAGCTTCAG AAACTGGATGGTAAGGATGCAAGGCTCGCAgattattttgatgtgattacAGGGACGAGCACAGGTGGCCTTGTGACTGCCATGCTTACCAACCCAGATGAAAATAAGCGTCCCTTGTATGCTGCTAAAGATATTACCGCTTTTTATCTTGAAAACTGCCCTAAAATTTTCCCTCAGGACAG TTCTATTGTTGCCAACTTGAAAGTTTTGGGAAAACCAAAATATGATGGGAAGTATTTACATTCCCTATTAAAGGAAAAGTTGGGAGACAAGCACTTGCGCCACACCTTGACTAACGTTGTAATCCCAACTTTTGATATAAAGCGGCTCCAACCAATTATCTTCATCAGGTTT TTGAAAAAGAACAATAGCCTAGATGCTTCGCTATCGGATATATGTATCGGAACTTCAGCAGCCCCGTACTACCTTCCAGCATATCAATTTAAATCGACTAATTCATCTGGTGAAACAAGAGAATTCAATCTCACTGATGGTGGCATAGCTGCTAATAACCCG GCTTTGGTTGCTATGAGCGAAGTGACAAAAAAAATCCAGGGCAACCCTGACTTTGTTCCTTTGGGCGCAAATGACAAGTTGTATGAGCGGTTCGTAGTTATATCACTGTGTACCGGTACAACATCTGAGGAGAAGTACGATGCCAAAGAAGCATCTGAGTGGGGTGCTTTGGGATGGTTGATTGGATCTGATTTTTCAGCTCCTCTGGTAGATATATTCAGTCAAGCAAGTAGTGACATGGTTGATTTCCACCTTGCTACCGTTTTCGAAGCACTTGGGTCTCCCGACAATTATCTTCGAAttcag GATGACACACTGAGTGGAACTCTGGCTTCTGTGGATATTGCTACTTCAGAAAACTTGAATGATCTCGTAAAAATTGGGGAGAAATTGTTAACGAAACCAGTTTCAAGAGTGGACTTAGATACTGGAAAAACAAAGCCTGTTCATCCTGAAATTACAAATCAAGAGGCACTCATAAG GGTAGCCGGGGTTCTGTCAAGGGAGAGGGGTAAAAGGAGCAAAGTTCATAAACTGAAATCATCATTGTAA